A region from the Campylobacter subantarcticus LMG 24377 genome encodes:
- a CDS encoding YkgJ family cysteine cluster protein — protein sequence MILKHNFPCTSCGACCKNINGIEELKHFNINGVCINLQEDNSCKIYNERPLVCRVEDFYNKYFKATMSKKDFYNENIKICNLLQDKLKLDKKYKINLITKEI from the coding sequence ATAATATTAAAACATAATTTTCCTTGCACTTCATGTGGAGCATGCTGTAAAAATATTAATGGCATTGAAGAGTTGAAACACTTTAATATAAATGGTGTTTGCATTAATTTACAAGAAGATAATTCTTGTAAAATTTACAACGAAAGACCCTTGGTATGCAGAGTGGAAGATTTTTACAATAAATATTTTAAAGCCACTATGAGTAAAAAGGATTTTTATAACGAAAATATAAAAATATGTAATTTATTGCAAGATAAATTGAAACTAGATAAAAAATACAAAATAAATTTAATAACAAAGGAGATTTAA
- the rpmI gene encoding 50S ribosomal protein L35 produces the protein MPKMKSVKSAVKRFKVGKNKIKRGSAFRSHILTKKPAKRMRDLRTSKYVHSTNVKAVEKMLGI, from the coding sequence ATGCCAAAAATGAAAAGCGTTAAAAGTGCTGTTAAACGCTTCAAGGTAGGTAAAAATAAAATCAAAAGAGGCTCAGCTTTTAGAAGCCACATTTTGACTAAAAAACCTGCTAAGAGAATGCGTGATCTTCGCACTTCTAAGTATGTTCACTCAACCAATGTTAAAGCGGTTGAAAAAATGTTAGGAATTTAA
- the rplT gene encoding 50S ribosomal protein L20, which translates to MARVKTGVVRRRRHKKVLKLARGFYSGRHKHFRKAKEQLERSLVYAYRDRRRKKRDFRRLWIVRINAACRLNDISYSRFINGLKKAGIELDRKILADLAMNDAAAFAKIADAAKKAL; encoded by the coding sequence ATGGCAAGAGTAAAAACAGGTGTTGTAAGACGCCGCAGACATAAAAAAGTTTTAAAACTTGCGCGTGGTTTTTATAGTGGTCGCCACAAACACTTTAGAAAAGCTAAAGAACAATTAGAAAGAAGTTTGGTTTATGCGTATCGTGATAGACGCCGCAAAAAACGCGATTTCCGTCGTCTTTGGATAGTGCGTATCAATGCAGCTTGCAGACTAAATGATATTAGTTATTCAAGATTTATAAATGGTCTTAAAAAAGCAGGCATTGAGCTTGATAGAAAAATTTTAGCTGATTTGGCGATGAATGATGCAGCTGCTTTTGCTAAAATAGCAGATGCTGCTAAAAAAGCACTTTAA
- a CDS encoding DNA ligase — protein MLLKKHFNLIARLFISLVFLFTFFLNSLFAKDILLFKVYDEKAFKDVNLSHYLMSEKLDGIRGLWNGKSMQTRAGNVIKLPVFFTKNFPKFKLDGELWIKRASFEEILSLVRQENPDEKLWQKASYNVFDVPNACEEFKLDPCTLEARLEVLKKYLAKNSNDFIKIIPQIRIKDKKHLDQFYQDIILHKGEGVIIRLNNAPYEKKRSDNAFKLKPFDDTECVVKKHFEGKGKFEGKMGSLLCDAIIEGKKVDFKIGSGFKENDRLNPPPIGATITFKYSGLTKNGKPKFATYLRTREAF, from the coding sequence ATGCTGCTAAAAAAGCACTTTAATCTTATAGCAAGGCTTTTTATAAGCCTTGTTTTTCTCTTTACTTTCTTTTTAAATTCTCTTTTTGCTAAAGATATTTTGCTTTTTAAAGTTTATGATGAAAAAGCATTTAAAGATGTAAATTTGAGCCATTATCTTATGAGTGAAAAACTCGATGGTATAAGAGGGCTTTGGAATGGTAAGTCTATGCAAACAAGGGCAGGAAATGTCATAAAACTCCCTGTATTTTTTACAAAAAATTTTCCTAAATTCAAATTAGATGGAGAGCTTTGGATAAAAAGAGCTTCTTTTGAAGAAATCTTATCTTTAGTGCGTCAAGAAAATCCCGATGAAAAACTTTGGCAAAAAGCAAGTTATAATGTCTTTGATGTACCAAATGCTTGTGAGGAATTTAAGCTTGATCCTTGCACTTTAGAAGCAAGATTGGAGGTTTTAAAAAAGTATTTAGCTAAAAACTCAAATGATTTTATAAAAATCATCCCACAAATTCGCATTAAAGATAAAAAACATTTGGATCAATTTTACCAAGATATCATTTTGCATAAAGGTGAGGGTGTAATCATAAGATTAAACAACGCACCTTATGAAAAGAAAAGATCAGACAATGCTTTTAAACTAAAACCTTTTGATGATACAGAATGTGTTGTAAAAAAGCATTTTGAAGGTAAGGGAAAATTTGAAGGTAAAATGGGATCTTTGCTTTGTGATGCTATTATCGAGGGTAAAAAAGTAGATTTTAAAATAGGTTCAGGTTTTAAAGAAAACGATCGCTTAAATCCTCCACCTATTGGTGCTACCATCACTTTTAAGTATAGTGGCTTAACTAAAAATGGCAAGCCAAAATTTGCTACTTATTTAAGAACGAGAGAAGCTTTTTAA
- a CDS encoding cation ABC transporter, integral membrane protein, with translation MLEILNFNFFQNALFSCVLVSIACGCIGSLIMVNRLMSMAGGITHGAFGGIGVAFYFSLPILLSTSLFTLILAFIVAYLSKHYPNRSDSIIAVIWAFGMAIGIILIDLSPKYNNDLMAYLFGNILTVSNEDIWLMFGIDIIFIIILLCFYRQFEIISFDGEFAQTRGISTNLFYYLLIFMISLCVVISIRLVGLILAMALLSIPSFIAEGISKKLGWMMIYSSILSLCFCLSGLIVSYYFNISSGASIIMISCITFAIYLGINALKSFSRS, from the coding sequence ATGCTTGAAATTTTAAATTTTAACTTTTTTCAAAATGCTTTATTTTCTTGCGTGCTAGTAAGTATTGCTTGTGGCTGTATAGGAAGTTTAATAATGGTAAATAGACTTATGTCCATGGCTGGTGGCATTACACATGGAGCATTTGGTGGCATTGGAGTGGCATTTTACTTTTCTTTGCCTATTTTACTTAGCACAAGTTTATTTACTTTGATTTTAGCTTTTATAGTGGCTTATTTAAGCAAACATTATCCAAATAGAAGCGATAGCATCATAGCTGTCATATGGGCATTTGGTATGGCTATAGGAATCATACTTATAGACTTAAGCCCAAAATACAACAATGATTTAATGGCATATTTATTTGGAAATATATTAACTGTTTCTAATGAAGACATTTGGCTTATGTTTGGTATAGATATTATTTTTATTATTATCTTGCTATGCTTTTATAGGCAATTTGAAATCATAAGTTTTGATGGTGAATTTGCTCAAACTAGAGGGATTAGCACTAATTTATTTTATTATCTTTTGATTTTCATGATAAGCTTGTGTGTGGTTATTAGCATTAGGCTTGTGGGATTAATTTTAGCCATGGCTTTATTGAGTATACCAAGTTTTATAGCAGAAGGCATTAGCAAAAAACTTGGATGGATGATGATTTATTCAAGTATTTTGAGTTTATGTTTTTGCTTAAGTGGTTTAATAGTAAGTTATTATTTTAATATTTCAAGTGGCGCTAGCATCATTATGATCTCATGTATTACTTTTGCTATATATTTAGGCATCAATGCTTTAAAAAGCTTCTCTCGTTCTTAA
- a CDS encoding cation ABC transporter, ATP-binding protein — translation MELFQISNLNFFYDKELVLKNINLNYDNNDFLSIIGPNGGGKSTLIKLIFGLLKSKNIIKFKNINLSQIGYVPQNTLTNTNFTTRVLEVVLMGRVNHKMFGFYTKKDKELALDALKKVSMQDFWNKTINSLSGGQRQRVLIARALVGECKLLILDEPTASVDTKNAIQIFELLKQLHQDGIGIICISHDINITLAYSDKIAYLNKEIFIHKNIKDPNKIKYIKHLYQNHSHFCDVEMSLNSCLCKECDA, via the coding sequence GTGGAATTATTTCAAATATCTAATTTAAATTTTTTCTATGATAAAGAACTTGTGTTAAAAAATATCAATTTAAACTATGATAACAATGATTTTTTATCTATCATAGGGCCAAACGGTGGTGGAAAATCAACTCTTATAAAACTCATATTTGGACTTTTAAAGAGCAAAAATATAATTAAATTTAAAAATATAAATTTAAGTCAAATAGGCTATGTCCCACAAAATACTCTAACTAATACCAATTTTACAACTAGAGTCTTAGAAGTTGTGTTAATGGGAAGAGTAAATCATAAAATGTTTGGTTTTTATACCAAAAAAGATAAAGAATTAGCTCTAGATGCTCTAAAAAAAGTATCTATGCAAGATTTTTGGAATAAAACTATCAATTCTTTAAGCGGTGGTCAAAGACAAAGAGTGCTTATAGCAAGAGCTTTAGTAGGAGAATGCAAACTACTTATACTAGATGAGCCTACAGCAAGTGTGGATACTAAAAATGCTATACAAATTTTTGAGCTTTTAAAACAGCTTCATCAAGATGGTATAGGCATTATATGCATTAGTCATGATATTAATATAACCTTAGCATATAGTGATAAAATTGCATATTTAAATAAGGAGATTTTCATACACAAAAATATCAAAGATCCAAACAAAATCAAATATATAAAACACTTATATCAAAACCATTCTCATTTTTGTGATGTTGAAATGAGTTTAAATTCTTGCCTATGTAAGGAATGTGATGCTTGA
- a CDS encoding DUF1007 family protein, translated as MKIILILAFICFQKVLSCALCAAYTPTANVNLDFNASDNNINQIHVTWEFSQDFVKILLQNYDINYNDTLDKDELTDIKYTLLDYIASRQFLMQFQFYNLDEKIYIEKFSNTKLILDKTKLFFTFEVKLNIPIKENNTFSIRFEDKEGFFNFKFIPQDFITLNSNYYLSANPNLNLIFLQTRKGKVPNIIFAEIQTKQSQNFIDNFLNKLQNFNENIFLYIKQLLQQEFNMQTFLILLIISFGYGVFHASAPGHSKVLTSSYFLTHKSSFSKIFYFVLKIGIIHIMSAFLLVSIGIIMLKKLLKDVNMAGFILTKFTSLLIVFIALFMLSKKILHKNSCSCHTHKTSEWGMILGASLVPCPGVILLFTFAYKFNFLYTLSSVVSVTLGMCFVLFLFAIGANKIHQNIKTTKIRTSLEYLALIFMILFGLFLFINTKEGVF; from the coding sequence ATGAAAATCATTTTAATACTAGCTTTTATATGCTTTCAAAAAGTATTAAGCTGTGCTTTATGCGCGGCTTATACTCCAACAGCAAATGTAAATTTAGACTTTAACGCAAGTGATAACAATATCAATCAAATTCATGTAACTTGGGAATTTTCACAAGATTTTGTAAAAATACTGCTTCAAAACTATGATATAAATTATAATGACACTTTAGACAAAGATGAACTTACTGATATTAAATATACTCTTTTAGATTATATAGCGTCAAGACAATTTTTAATGCAATTTCAATTTTATAATTTAGATGAAAAAATTTATATAGAAAAATTTTCAAATACTAAATTAATCTTAGATAAAACAAAACTATTTTTCACTTTTGAAGTAAAGCTTAACATCCCTATAAAAGAAAATAATACATTTAGCATAAGATTTGAAGATAAGGAAGGATTTTTTAATTTTAAATTTATACCGCAAGATTTTATCACTTTAAATTCAAACTATTATCTAAGTGCAAATCCCAATTTAAATCTCATATTTTTACAAACACGAAAAGGAAAAGTGCCAAATATAATCTTTGCAGAAATTCAAACCAAGCAAAGCCAAAATTTTATAGATAATTTTTTAAATAAATTACAAAATTTTAATGAAAATATTTTTTTGTATATAAAACAACTTCTTCAGCAAGAATTTAATATGCAAACATTTTTAATATTATTAATCATATCTTTTGGATATGGTGTTTTTCATGCTAGCGCACCTGGTCATTCTAAAGTGCTTACAAGTTCGTATTTTTTAACACACAAAAGCTCATTTTCAAAAATATTTTACTTTGTATTAAAGATAGGTATAATACATATAATGAGTGCATTTTTGCTTGTAAGCATTGGTATAATTATGCTTAAAAAGCTGCTTAAAGATGTCAATATGGCTGGGTTTATTCTTACAAAATTTACGAGCTTGCTTATAGTTTTTATAGCTCTTTTTATGTTAAGTAAAAAAATACTGCATAAAAATTCTTGTTCTTGTCATACACATAAAACAAGCGAATGGGGAATGATATTAGGAGCTTCTTTGGTACCTTGTCCAGGGGTTATATTACTTTTTACCTTTGCATATAAATTTAACTTTTTATATACTTTAAGTTCTGTTGTATCTGTAACCTTGGGAATGTGTTTTGTATTATTTTTATTTGCTATAGGAGCAAATAAAATTCATCAAAATATCAAAACTACAAAAATAAGAACTTCACTAGAATATCTAGCTTTGATATTTATGATATTATTTGGATTATTTTTATTTATCAATACTAAAGAAGGTGTATTTTAG
- a CDS encoding metal ABC transporter solute-binding protein, Zn/Mn family yields the protein MLKILLLSLLCVFAFSKPIISVSIPPQAFFVEKIAKDSVEINILISPNSNEHNVEFKPTVIKNLEKSKIYFLADLELEEILESKFKNTLKNVKIVNINDGISLLENEEHDEHEHEHDTNDPHTWLDPILVKIQAQNIYKALSQTFPQNKDFYAKNLQNFLKELDDLNLTIKTNLQNIKNREFIVYHPSWNYLAKRYNLIQIPVEINGKEPKIQDLQKLIKIVKEKNIKVIFVQPGFSENSTKVLSKELNAKIVFIDHLSKDWDKELLKTIQALKMALE from the coding sequence ATGTTAAAAATACTATTGCTATCGCTACTATGCGTATTTGCTTTTTCAAAACCTATCATAAGTGTGAGTATACCTCCTCAAGCATTTTTTGTAGAAAAAATAGCCAAAGATAGTGTAGAAATTAATATTTTGATTTCACCTAATTCTAATGAGCATAATGTAGAATTTAAGCCTACAGTGATTAAAAATCTTGAAAAAAGCAAAATTTATTTTCTTGCTGATTTGGAACTTGAAGAAATCCTAGAAAGCAAATTTAAAAACACACTTAAAAATGTCAAAATTGTTAATATCAACGATGGCATATCATTACTAGAAAATGAAGAACATGACGAGCATGAACACGAGCATGACACAAATGATCCTCACACTTGGCTAGATCCTATTTTGGTAAAAATACAAGCACAAAATATCTATAAAGCCCTAAGCCAAACTTTTCCGCAAAATAAAGATTTTTATGCAAAAAATTTACAAAATTTTCTCAAAGAATTAGACGATTTAAATTTAACAATCAAAACAAATTTGCAAAATATAAAAAATCGCGAATTTATAGTGTATCATCCTAGTTGGAATTATCTTGCAAAAAGATACAATCTCATCCAAATTCCTGTAGAAATCAATGGAAAAGAACCAAAAATTCAAGATCTTCAAAAACTAATAAAAATAGTCAAAGAAAAAAACATAAAGGTTATTTTTGTTCAACCTGGATTTAGCGAAAATTCGACTAAGGTATTATCTAAAGAATTAAATGCAAAAATTGTTTTTATCGACCATTTATCCAAAGATTGGGATAAAGAACTTTTAAAAACTATCCAAGCATTAAAAATGGCTTTAGAATGA
- a CDS encoding Fur family transcriptional regulator, producing MEAIDLLKKHDIAITTLRVEILQILSLAKNPLSYDQFNLKANKTSFYRNIELFEKKGIVNKSQLDRKSFYELADHAKAHFVCDVCHEISDVKMPKVKGTIKSVVIKGICQKCENE from the coding sequence ATGGAAGCTATTGATTTGCTAAAAAAACATGATATTGCTATAACGACTTTACGAGTGGAAATTTTGCAAATTTTATCTCTTGCTAAAAATCCATTAAGTTATGATCAATTTAATCTTAAAGCAAATAAAACTAGTTTTTATAGAAATATAGAACTTTTTGAAAAAAAAGGAATTGTCAATAAAAGCCAACTTGATCGCAAAAGTTTTTATGAATTAGCAGATCATGCTAAAGCACATTTTGTATGTGATGTATGCCATGAGATTAGTGATGTAAAAATGCCTAAAGTTAAAGGAACTATAAAAAGTGTTGTGATCAAAGGAATTTGTCAAAAATGTGAGAACGAATAA
- a CDS encoding class I SAM-dependent methyltransferase, whose translation MNLWDKKAKTYTRFSLELNEIQKATFEKIGSLDGKKVVDIGCGSGVWTLHLAKKAKEVLGVDNASAMLEILKEDALKNDINNIKTINLKFENFYKNNTLKFDLAFLSMSPALQNEKDYQAFLNLAPKKVYLGWASRRKSSFLDPIFEHFNTHFKGFYEEDLQSFLNAQNISYEVEIFNETRVVKRDKESAIENALWHLSMNGINANKQELESFVKDEVEEIIEAKIKLLIIS comes from the coding sequence ATGAATTTATGGGATAAAAAGGCAAAAACTTACACAAGATTTTCTTTAGAGTTAAATGAAATTCAAAAAGCAACTTTTGAAAAAATAGGCTCTTTAGATGGTAAAAAGGTAGTAGATATTGGTTGTGGTAGTGGTGTTTGGACTTTACATTTGGCAAAAAAAGCTAAAGAAGTTTTAGGTGTAGATAATGCTAGTGCTATGCTTGAAATTTTAAAAGAAGATGCACTTAAAAATGATATAAATAATATCAAAACTATAAATTTAAAATTTGAAAATTTTTATAAAAACAATACTTTGAAATTTGACTTAGCTTTTTTGAGTATGTCACCTGCTTTGCAAAATGAAAAAGATTATCAAGCTTTTTTAAACTTAGCGCCTAAAAAAGTATATTTAGGTTGGGCAAGTAGGCGTAAAAGTAGCTTTTTAGATCCTATATTTGAACATTTTAACACGCATTTTAAAGGATTTTACGAAGAGGACTTGCAAAGTTTTTTAAATGCGCAAAATATTTCTTATGAGGTTGAAATTTTTAATGAAACTAGAGTGGTAAAAAGAGATAAAGAAAGTGCGATAGAAAATGCTTTGTGGCATTTGAGTATGAATGGTATTAATGCAAACAAACAAGAACTAGAAAGCTTTGTAAAAGATGAGGTAGAAGAGATCATAGAAGCCAAGATAAAACTTTTGATCATTAGCTAG